The Priestia megaterium NBRC 15308 = ATCC 14581 region ACATCCAATTTTTGAAGTATAAAGGGAATAGCGCCAATTTGTTCTTCGTGTCCATGAGTAACAAATATGCCTTTTACGTTCTGCTGATTTTCTACTAAATATGTAATGTCCGGAATGACAATATCAATTCCTAACATTTCCCCTCCCGGAAACTTCGATCCTGCATCTAACACATATATGTTTTCATTGATTTCCATCACATACATGTTTTTTCCAAGTTCTCCGACTCCACCCAAAGCTGAAATTTTAATATTTTCTGTCTTTTCTAGTACCATAAGCTCCTCCTACTTACTTTCACCCGTACAATTTCATTTGCTTACATTATAACTGAAGTAAGAATTGGAATACAAGAAATTTCATTCGTCTATTTCCGTCATCTGCTCTTCTATTATCTTATAAAAAAAAAACGTCTCTTCATCGACTCGTATATACGGTCAATGAAGAGACGTTTAAAAAACATACTTATAGCTTATAGCGTATTTAATGTGCTGACTAACGTTTGGCGTTCTTCTTCCGTTAACGGAACTAAAGGTAATCGTACCGATCCTACGTCTAATCCTTTTAACTGTAAAGCCGTTTTAACAGGCGTTGGACTTGGAGCTGCAAAAAGAGATTTCATAACAGGCACAATACGCTGATGAATTTTTGCTGCTTCCTTCGGATTTCCTGACTCATACAGCTTAACCATCTCTTGCATTTCATTCCCAATAATGTGAGAGGCAACAGAAATAATACCAGTTCCTCCAATCGCTAGTACCGGTAGTGTTAAACCATCATCACCGCTGTATAAAGCAAAATCATCGCTTGTTTGTGCGATAATAGCTGTCATTGCGTCAAGATCTCCGCTTGCATCTTTTAACGCTACAACATTTGGCAGTTCAGCTAGGCGTACAATTGTATCAACAGACATATTGATCACGGATCGCCCTGGAATATTGTATAACATGACAGGCAGCTCTGTACTTTCAGCAATTGTTTTAAAATGCTGATATAAGCCTTCCTGATTCGGCTTGTTGTAATAAGGTGCTACAATCATAATCGCGTCTACGCCGATTTCTTCTGCCTTTTTCGTTAATTCAATTGATGCATACGTATTGTTGCTTCCTGTACCAGCCACAACAGGTACACGGCCGTCTACTACCTTTACTGAGTGGCGGAACAGCGCCAGCTTTTCTTCTGTTGAAAGCGTAGGAGATTCACCCGTTGTTCCTGCAATAACCAACGCATCCGAACCGTTGCTGATTAAATAATTAATAAGCTGCGTTGTTTTTTCAAAATCAATATTTCCTTTATGATCAAAAGGTGTTACCATCGCTGTTGCGACTTTCCCAAAATCAATCATGTTTTCACTCCTTGAAATTGCATTATCCCTATTCATGTAATGAACCGTTAGCTTATAGCTAACGGAACATGTAGTTTATCTCTTTTGCGGTGCTTTTGACAAGTCAAAGGCACCATGAAGAGCATTAACGGCTTTCTTTAAATCCTCTTCTTTTACAAGCACCCAAATCGTCGTATGGCTGTCAGCAGATTGTAAAATCTGAATACCTTCGCCAGAAAGAGCTGTAACAATTTTAGATGTAACACCAGGCACCCCTGCAATTCCTGCTCCAACCGTTGACACTTTGGCACAGTTGCGAATAACAGCCGGCTCATACCCTAGCGCATGAAGCACATCAATCGCTTTGTCAGTTGCTTCATCTGTTACCGTATATACAACACCCTTCGGTGAAATATTAATAAAATCTACGCTGATTTTTTCTTGTGCCATTGCTTTGAATACTTCTGCTTGCGTATCATAATGGCCTTCTTTACTAAAAACTTTAATTTGAGTGACGTTGGATACGTGCGCGATGCCTGTTACAAGGCGTTCTTGCACATCACTTCCACGCTGCTGTGCTTCACCTTGAGATGTAACGAGCGTACCTGTTGAATCAGCATACGTGGAACGGACGCGCATCGGCACTTTGGCTTGCATGGCAATCTCTACGGCACGTGGGTGAACTACTTTTGCACCTTGATAAGCCATGTTGCATATTTCGTTATATGTGACAACGGATAGCGGTCTTGCATCTTCTACAATACGCGGGTCCGCTGTCATCACACCTTCTACATCTGTGAAAATGTCAATATAATCAGCCATAAGGGCTGCACCTAAAGCTGAAGCAGATGTATCGCTGCCTCCGCGTCCAAGCGTTGTTGTATCACCTTCAGTAGTTGCCCCTTGAAAGCCTGTTACAACCACTACATCGTATTCTTCTAATTCTTTTAACAAACGGTCGCATTTCATTTCTAGTATCTTGGCATTGGTAAAATCATCATTCGTCACAAACCCGGCCTGTGCACCGTTTAACGCTGTAGCTTTAATACCATTTTCGTTTAACAAATTCGTAAACACTACCGATGAAATTAATTCTCCGCATGCCATAAGCATATCAAGCTCACGTTTATTAAGAGACGCTTTATTTCCATCAACAAGTGAAAGCAATGTATCCGTTGCATACGGCTCACCTTTTCGTCCCATTGCCGATACAACAACGACTACTTTGTAACCCTCACTTAATGCATTATTTAAATGATAGATTGCTCTCTCTCTTCCTTCTTCGTTACGAACGGAAGTTCCTCCAAATTTTTGGACGATTATTTTCATACTTACACCTCATCATGTTCCGAGACACTCTGGTTGCGCTTATTTTACTAAGCTAAGCTTAATAAGTGATTCTGCAATTTGTACAGAATTCCAAGCTGCACCTTTTAACAAGTTATCAGAAACGATCCACATATGGAAACCGTTATCGCGATCTAAATCTTTACGAATACGGCCGACAAACACATCTCGTTTACCTACACAATCTGCTGGCATTGGATATACTTGATTTTCTGGATCATCTTGCAATACGATACCAGGTGCATCAGCCAATAAATTTTTCACATCAGCTACCGTTACACCGTCTTTTTCAATTTCAATGTACACTGACTCTGAATGACCTGTTACAACCGGTAGACGAACACAAGTAGCAGCTACTGGCAATTCAGGCATGTTCATAATTTTCTTCGTTTCATTAATCATTTTCATTTCTTCAAATGTAAAACCGTTATCTTGAAATTTATCAATTTGCGGAATGGCATTAAAAGCAATTTGATAATGTTTTTTATCTCCACCAACCGGTAAAATTTCCGGTGTAAACTCTTTTTCTTCTAAAATAGCTTTGGCTTGTTCTTTTAATTCATTAATTGCAGCAGCGCCTGCTCCAGAAACGGCTTGATACGTTGATACTAGCACTTTAGATAAGCCGTATGTTTCGCGTAATGGCTGTAATGCTGCAACCATTTGAATTGTAGAGCAGTTTGGATTAGCAATGATTCCGTTATGTGCGTGTAATGCGTCTTCATTCACTTCCGGCACAACTAACGGGACATTTTCATCCATTCGATAAGCGCTTGTGTTGTCTACAACAATTGCTCCGCGTTTTACTGCCTCTGGTGCAAGTGCTTTTGAAATGCTCCCGCCTGCACTGAATAAAGCAATATCTACGCCTTCAAAGCTATCAGGAGTTGCTTCTTGCACAACAACTTCTTCTCCGTTAAACAACACTTTTTTACCAGCTGAACGAGCTGAAGATAATAACGTTAATTTACCAACTGGAAAATTACGCTCCTGTAGGGTTTTAATCATTTGTTGTCCTACTGCACCTGTTGCTCCTACTACTGCTACATGTAATTCTCTTGTCATTTTAATACCGCCTCCAACAATTTTCAACTACTCAACATTTATCTGCATATACTGACTATTTTAACATATTATTATGCTTCATTGCGTCAAAGAAGAGAAGATTTTTAAAATCTTCTCTTCTTTGAGATTGAGAGTTCTCTTACAGCCGCAGTATTGAATAGATTCATGCACCAGCAAGAGGCATATATGTCCTATGACTCTTGACCGTCGCGGAACCTTTCGACAATAACAGGCTGAATCTGTTTATTTTCAAGCGCTGCGTAGACCGTGTCTGATAACATCGTCATACGCGCTACCATTGAATTCGGCTTAAGCACCGGGTCATCTTGACCAAATGGAATAAAATAAATATTTTTAGTCGCCATTAGCCTCATTAAGTTTACACCATTTAGCCCTAGTGCGTCATTAGTCGAAATTCCCAGTACCACCGGCTTATTATTACGAAGCGTTGCTTTAGCTGCCATGAGTACCGGAGATTCAGTCATTGCATTCGCAAACTTACTCATCGTATTCCCAGTGATTGGGGCAACCACCATACAATCAAGCGGAATTTTTGGTCCTAAAGGCTCCGCTTTTACAATTGTATTGATGACGGCGTGACCTGTTAATTCCTCAATTTTCTTCACCCAGTCTTCTCCATCTCCAAAACGAGTATTCGTGGATTGTACCGTGTAAGAAACAACCGGTAACACTTCTGCTCCCAAGTTAACAAGCTTTTCAATTTCCGGCATAACCGCATCATACGTACAGTGAGATCCGGTCAAGCCGAATCCTATTCTTTTACCTTTTAATGACATTATTTTTTCTCCTCTCTCGCATCCGCAGCGTCTTTTAATAAATTCACTAATACATTAGCGACAATCTGACCTGCTGTTTTTGGAGCCACAATTCCTGGAAGACCAGGTGCTAAAATAGCTTTAATTCCTCGTTTTTCTGCATAGCGGAAATCGGTTCCTCCAGGCTTTGAAGCTAAATCAATAATGAGCGCATGGGTCGGGACATTAGATAATGTCTTAGCCGTTAAGATGGGGTATGGAATGGTGTTAATACATATATCACTATCAGCAATTTCTTTATCGAGTTCAGAAAGATAGAAAGGCTGCAAACCCATTTCAGCAATACGTGCTAAATGTTCAGATTTTCTAGCTCCTACTTTTACATTGGCACCAAGTGCAGCAAAGGACCTCGCCACGCTCATTCCTACTCTTCCTAAACCTAGGACAGAAATATTTGAACCGTGAATGGTAAAATCCGTATGTTGAATAACAAGCATGATGGTACCTTCAACAGTAGGAATAGAGTTATAAATTGCTACATCATCACGCTCAAATAGCTGAACGAGTTTACGGTTTGTCGTTTTGACTAATTCGTTTAAATACCCATTGCTAATACCAGAATAAATAATGCAGTGCTCAGGCGTTTTTTTAAGTATTTCTTCAGTCAGCACTACTTTTTCATTTGAAAAAATAGTATCTACTTGCCCTTCGTGATTTGTTCCAGGCACTGGAAGGATGATGGCGTCAACATCTGAAAAATCCAGCTCCTCTATCTGATATTTCGTCGCACCTGTAAAACCATGATCTAGCTGATCAAAACCAATAAGAGATGTTTTTGCATCTAATTGAATTAATTTTCGAATGACTTCAAGCTGCCTAGCATCACCGCCAATTACAGCTATGTGCAAATCCGTTAACATGTTTCATTTTCACCTTCTTTAACATTAAATAGATGTATCCTTCGCTTAAACCATCGAGATGTAAAGTGCTATCATTACGCCCTAGAATGCCTATTGCTTTTCTTCAACATACTATGTAAACACACAGGAATCGGTGAATCTTTATCCCTGAAAATAAAAGAAACGAGATGCAGGAAGCATCTCGTTTCTTATTTTGTTGACTGATTGTTTATGTCTTCTAGCTGCTGGACATTTACAATCACCATATCTGTACCAATTTTTTCGATATTCCCCCACGGCACTCGCACTTCATCTCCTTGTTTTCGAAACCCAAACCACTTCACAGATGGAATAATAAGCGCATTAATTTGTCCCGTATGTTCATTAATTTCAAGATCTGTTTGCCCTAAAATACCCAAACGCTCTGCTCGCTTAACATCTACAATTTCTTTTCCACTCAGTTCGCTTAATCTCATAGAATCCCTCCTTTCATCTAATTTATTGAACAACCATGCAAAAAATGACAAAAAAATAAGGCTGGCTCAATTATTTTAGCCAACCTTACTTTTACTGTTTAATTTCCTTTAAAACCTTTAGGTAAATCTCCACTCGGGCTTATTAGCGAAAGAGCAAATTCATCTTTGAAAATATCTCGCGCAAGACCATTTACACTATCTTTAGTCACGGCATTAACAAGATCTAAAATCTCATCTAATGAACGGTGATAGCCTAGCATTAACTCATTTTTTCCGTTTCTGCTCATACGGCTATTTGTACTTTCAAGGCTCAGCATTAAGTTTCCTTTCAGCTGCTCTTTGCTGTTAGCAAGTTCTTTATCCGTAATCCCTTTATCTTTCAAATCATAAAGCGTTTCTTGAACCGTATCATATAATACGTCGAGCTGATGGCTTCCCGTTCCCCCATAAATCGTCACAAGACCGCTGTCTCGATAAGAAGAATGATAAGAGAAAACAGAGTAAGCCAAGCCGCGCTGTTCGCGAACTTCTTGGAACAAACGACTGCTCATACTTCCACCAAGCACGTTATTTAATACAATTAAGCTATATACATCTTCTCCGCCGATTGGCAAACCTTTAAAGCCAAGGCAAAGGTGAGCTTGTTCAGTCTCCTTTTTGCGCGCAATATGATTTGTATGGAACTCTGGCTGAACATATTGATGAGCGGAGTGACTTGACGTATATGTACCAAAATAGTTTTCCACCTGCTGAATAAAACTTTCATCAATGTTTCCAGCTACTGAAATAACGATGTTTTCGGGAATATACATTTGCTCCATATACTGACGAAGCGAATCACCGTTAAATGTTTTTAACGTATCTTCCGTTCCTAAAATTGGATAGCCTAATGGATGATTGCCATATACGGCTTTTCCTAATAGATCGTGTACAATATCATCAGGTGTATCTTCATACATTTTAATTTCTTCATATACAACATTTTTTTCACGAGTTAATTCCTCTTCATCAAATGAAGAATTAAAGAACATATCCGCCAGCACATCGAGCGCTTGATCTGCATGTTCATCTAATACTTTTGCATAGTAGCACGTGTATTCTTTAGAAGTGAATGCATTTACTTGTCCGCCAATGCGGTCGAAGCTTTCTGCAATTTCACGAGCAGATCTTGTTTTTGTTCCTTTAAAAAACATATGTTCAAGAAAATGTGATACACCATTAATTTCAGGGTGTTCACTTCGAGAACCCGTTCCGATCCACACCCCAATGGCCACAGATCGAACAGTTGGGATATTTTCCAATACAATTCTTACACCATTTTTGCACGTATATCGTTTTATCAAGCTAGTGCCTCCCTTTTGCTTATCTCACTTACTTCTTAGTAGAAGAAGGTATTTTCATCATTCGTTCTTCATCTAGCATTGTTGACACATCGCTAACTTTGAGGCCTTTGCGTTCAATATCGGTTAACAATTGGTCAAGCGATTCAGCCGTTGATTCAGTCGGGTGCATCAGTACAATAGCTCCTGGGTGAATCTTTTTCATTACTCGATTAATTAACACTTCTGAACTTGGCTTTTGCCAATCGATTGTATCAACCGTCCACATGATGGTACTCATTTTTAACTGAGAAGCAAGCGTTACTACCTCGGGGCGAAAACTGCCGCTCGGCGGAGCAAACCATTTTACTTTTTGTCCCGTAGTAGACGTAATAATATCATTCGTTTTTTTAAGCTGCTGATTGATTTGACTAGCCGATAAAGTGGCCATATCAGGATGAGAATAAGAGTGGTTTCCTACTTCATGCCCTGCGTCTACAATCATTTTTGCCATATCTGGATTATTTTTAACCCATTTTCCTTCTAAAAAAAAGGTTGCTTTAGCATGGTGCTTTTTAAGCACTTCTAACATTTTAGGCAAATACTCGTTCCCCCATGCTACGTTCACTGTAAACGATACCATAGGCTTTTCATCGTGTCCACGGTAGATAGGTTCCTGTGGTAAATCCTTCAAGTGAACCTTTGGTCTAACCTGTTTGTACACTAGTTTTTTTTCATCAAATTTACCCGCAGGTTTCATATTTTTATAAGAAGCAGCAAGATCAACTTTTATGCCGTTATAGCCAGGAACCCGTTTCCAAACGGGATCGATTCGTGCATTCGCTGCCGGCTTTTCATAATCTTTTGCTTTTTCTTCAATCTTTTGATATAACGCATCATGCTGAGCTGATACAAGTTGTACATCGGATTTAAGTGCTTCTATATATGCTTCAGCAAAAGGATTATAAATAGATTTATATGTAATTGCCAGTAAAAATAGAAATGCTGTAAATTGCACAATGGTTCTCTTCACTTATCCTTCCCCCTTTACCATTTAAAATATGTATAAAGAGGACAAGGTAGAACAAACATCTACAAACGATAAAATCGCCCTACACATGGATTTTCTTCATGTATGGACGATTTCACAATATCTATATAGTAGTAAAAGAAGATTATTTTGTTTCTTTTGCTTTTTCTTCTTTTTCTTTTTGTTCTTTTAAAATTGCTTTACGAGATAAGTTAACGCGGCCTTGTTTATCAATTTCCATAACCTTAACTAGAATCTCGTCGCCAATTGATACAACGTCTTCCACTTTTCCAATACGCTCTTCTGCAAGCTCTGAAATGTGAACAAGCCCATCTTTTCCGCTGAAGATTTCTACGAATGCACCGAATTTTTCAATTCGTTTTACTTTTCCTAAGTACATTTGGCCGACTTCAACTTCGCGTACAAGATCTTCAATAATTTTCTTCGCTTTTTCATTCATTGGCTGATCAATAGAAGAAATGAAGATTGTACCATCTTGTTCGATATCAATTTTAACGCCTGTTTCTTCGATGATTTTATTGATTTGCTTACCGCTTGGTCCAATAACATCACGAATTTTATCAGGGTTAATAGCCATGGTAAGGATCTTAGGCGCATATTGAGAAAGCTCTTGACGAGGCGTAGCAATCGTTGACATCATATGATTTAAGATCTGCATACGGCCCTTTTTTGCTTGTTGAAGGGCTTCGTCTAAAATTTCACGAGATAACCCGTCAATTTTAATATCCATTTGAAGCGCAGTTACGCCATTTTCCGTACCTGCTACTTTAAAGTCCATATCTCCTAGATGATCTTCCATTCCTTGAATGTCCGTTAGAATCGAGTAGTGTTCACCTGATTTGATCAGACCCATGGCAATCCCTGCTACAGGTGCTTTAATTGGAACCCCAGCATCCATCATTGCAAGCGTACTTGCACAAATACTCGCTTGTGAAGTAGAACCGTTTGACTCTAATACTTCAGATACAAGACGAATTGTATAAGGGAAATCTTTTTCATTTGGAATAACAGGCTCAAGTGCACGTTCACCTAGCGCACCATGTCCAATTTCACGACGACCCGGTCCGCGCATTGGTCTAGTTTCACCAACACTAAATG contains the following coding sequences:
- the dapA gene encoding 4-hydroxy-tetrahydrodipicolinate synthase; the protein is MIDFGKVATAMVTPFDHKGNIDFEKTTQLINYLISNGSDALVIAGTTGESPTLSTEEKLALFRHSVKVVDGRVPVVAGTGSNNTYASIELTKKAEEIGVDAIMIVAPYYNKPNQEGLYQHFKTIAESTELPVMLYNIPGRSVINMSVDTIVRLAELPNVVALKDASGDLDAMTAIIAQTSDDFALYSGDDGLTLPVLAIGGTGIISVASHIIGNEMQEMVKLYESGNPKEAAKIHQRIVPVMKSLFAAPSPTPVKTALQLKGLDVGSVRLPLVPLTEEERQTLVSTLNTL
- the dapG gene encoding aspartate kinase codes for the protein MKIIVQKFGGTSVRNEEGRERAIYHLNNALSEGYKVVVVVSAMGRKGEPYATDTLLSLVDGNKASLNKRELDMLMACGELISSVVFTNLLNENGIKATALNGAQAGFVTNDDFTNAKILEMKCDRLLKELEEYDVVVVTGFQGATTEGDTTTLGRGGSDTSASALGAALMADYIDIFTDVEGVMTADPRIVEDARPLSVVTYNEICNMAYQGAKVVHPRAVEIAMQAKVPMRVRSTYADSTGTLVTSQGEAQQRGSDVQERLVTGIAHVSNVTQIKVFSKEGHYDTQAEVFKAMAQEKISVDFINISPKGVVYTVTDEATDKAIDVLHALGYEPAVIRNCAKVSTVGAGIAGVPGVTSKIVTALSGEGIQILQSADSHTTIWVLVKEEDLKKAVNALHGAFDLSKAPQKR
- the asd gene encoding aspartate-semialdehyde dehydrogenase, with translation MTRELHVAVVGATGAVGQQMIKTLQERNFPVGKLTLLSSARSAGKKVLFNGEEVVVQEATPDSFEGVDIALFSAGGSISKALAPEAVKRGAIVVDNTSAYRMDENVPLVVPEVNEDALHAHNGIIANPNCSTIQMVAALQPLRETYGLSKVLVSTYQAVSGAGAAAINELKEQAKAILEEKEFTPEILPVGGDKKHYQIAFNAIPQIDKFQDNGFTFEEMKMINETKKIMNMPELPVAATCVRLPVVTGHSESVYIEIEKDGVTVADVKNLLADAPGIVLQDDPENQVYPMPADCVGKRDVFVGRIRKDLDRDNGFHMWIVSDNLLKGAAWNSVQIAESLIKLSLVK
- a CDS encoding dipicolinate synthase subunit B, coding for MSLKGKRIGFGLTGSHCTYDAVMPEIEKLVNLGAEVLPVVSYTVQSTNTRFGDGEDWVKKIEELTGHAVINTIVKAEPLGPKIPLDCMVVAPITGNTMSKFANAMTESPVLMAAKATLRNNKPVVLGISTNDALGLNGVNLMRLMATKNIYFIPFGQDDPVLKPNSMVARMTMLSDTVYAALENKQIQPVIVERFRDGQES
- the dpaA gene encoding dipicolinic acid synthetase subunit A, with amino-acid sequence MLTDLHIAVIGGDARQLEVIRKLIQLDAKTSLIGFDQLDHGFTGATKYQIEELDFSDVDAIILPVPGTNHEGQVDTIFSNEKVVLTEEILKKTPEHCIIYSGISNGYLNELVKTTNRKLVQLFERDDVAIYNSIPTVEGTIMLVIQHTDFTIHGSNISVLGLGRVGMSVARSFAALGANVKVGARKSEHLARIAEMGLQPFYLSELDKEIADSDICINTIPYPILTAKTLSNVPTHALIIDLASKPGGTDFRYAEKRGIKAILAPGLPGIVAPKTAGQIVANVLVNLLKDAADAREEKK
- a CDS encoding YlmC/YmxH family sporulation protein, with the protein product MRLSELSGKEIVDVKRAERLGILGQTDLEINEHTGQINALIIPSVKWFGFRKQGDEVRVPWGNIEKIGTDMVIVNVQQLEDINNQSTK
- a CDS encoding M16 family metallopeptidase, yielding MIKRYTCKNGVRIVLENIPTVRSVAIGVWIGTGSRSEHPEINGVSHFLEHMFFKGTKTRSAREIAESFDRIGGQVNAFTSKEYTCYYAKVLDEHADQALDVLADMFFNSSFDEEELTREKNVVYEEIKMYEDTPDDIVHDLLGKAVYGNHPLGYPILGTEDTLKTFNGDSLRQYMEQMYIPENIVISVAGNIDESFIQQVENYFGTYTSSHSAHQYVQPEFHTNHIARKKETEQAHLCLGFKGLPIGGEDVYSLIVLNNVLGGSMSSRLFQEVREQRGLAYSVFSYHSSYRDSGLVTIYGGTGSHQLDVLYDTVQETLYDLKDKGITDKELANSKEQLKGNLMLSLESTNSRMSRNGKNELMLGYHRSLDEILDLVNAVTKDSVNGLARDIFKDEFALSLISPSGDLPKGFKGN
- a CDS encoding polysaccharide deacetylase family protein, producing MKRTIVQFTAFLFLLAITYKSIYNPFAEAYIEALKSDVQLVSAQHDALYQKIEEKAKDYEKPAANARIDPVWKRVPGYNGIKVDLAASYKNMKPAGKFDEKKLVYKQVRPKVHLKDLPQEPIYRGHDEKPMVSFTVNVAWGNEYLPKMLEVLKKHHAKATFFLEGKWVKNNPDMAKMIVDAGHEVGNHSYSHPDMATLSASQINQQLKKTNDIITSTTGQKVKWFAPPSGSFRPEVVTLASQLKMSTIMWTVDTIDWQKPSSEVLINRVMKKIHPGAIVLMHPTESTAESLDQLLTDIERKGLKVSDVSTMLDEERMMKIPSSTKK